In Numidum massiliense, a single genomic region encodes these proteins:
- a CDS encoding iron ABC transporter ATP-binding protein, protein MVEVKNVSKTYGNKKVVDDVSVRIAKGKITSFIGPNGAGKSTLLAMISRLISCDEGEIFIEGREVGQCKSNELARKISILKQSNHIALRLTVRELVSFGRFPYSQGRLTQEDWQYVAEAIHYMGLEDIQEKYIDQLSGGQRQRAYIAMVIAQDTEYILLDEPLNNLDMKHSVQIMKILRKLADELDKTILIVLHDINFASVYSDYIVALREGKVVREGATEEIINQAALKEIYDMDIHVRDIDRCKICVYFA, encoded by the coding sequence TTGGTAGAAGTGAAGAACGTCTCGAAAACTTACGGTAACAAGAAGGTCGTAGACGACGTTTCCGTCCGTATCGCTAAAGGAAAAATCACTTCCTTCATCGGACCGAACGGCGCGGGCAAAAGTACGTTATTAGCGATGATTAGTCGACTCATTTCTTGCGATGAAGGGGAGATTTTTATCGAAGGGCGGGAGGTTGGTCAGTGTAAAAGCAACGAGCTGGCAAGAAAGATCTCCATATTAAAGCAGTCAAACCACATTGCGCTGCGCCTGACGGTAAGGGAGCTCGTCTCTTTCGGTCGCTTTCCGTATTCGCAAGGACGGTTGACGCAGGAAGACTGGCAATACGTAGCGGAAGCCATTCACTATATGGGGCTCGAGGACATTCAAGAGAAGTATATAGACCAGTTAAGTGGAGGGCAAAGGCAACGGGCGTACATCGCGATGGTGATCGCCCAAGACACGGAATATATTTTGCTCGACGAGCCGCTTAACAACTTAGATATGAAACATTCAGTGCAGATTATGAAAATATTGCGCAAGCTGGCAGACGAGCTCGACAAGACAATCCTCATCGTGCTGCACGACATTAACTTTGCCTCCGTTTATTCCGATTACATCGTGGCGCTTAGGGAGGGAAAGGTCGTGCGGGAAGGGGCGACGGAGGAGATTATAAACCAGGCGGCATTAAAAGAAATATACGATATGGACATTCATGTGCGCGACATTGATCGCTGTAAAATCTGCGTGTACTTTGCTTAG
- a CDS encoding iron chelate uptake ABC transporter family permease subunit, with protein MGYKAKTGMLATVAALLVVSFLSVKLGGNWEYALPRRGLKLLAIVLTGAAIAFSTVVFQTITNNRILTPSILGLDSLYMLIQTVIVFAFGGTTLTLMNSQTHFLLSVGLMVLFSAVLYKVLFKREEQNIYFLLLIGLIFGTLFQSLATFMEVLIDPNEFQIVQDKMFASFNNINTDLLFIAGLCLFLATLYCLRFTKYLDVLALGREQAINLGVAYDHVVKRLLIVVAVLISVATALVGPITFLGLLVVNVTYQFLQTYRHKYLILGAVCISIIALVGGQMIVEHVFTFATTLSVIINFVGGVYFIYLLLKENKSW; from the coding sequence ATGGGTTATAAAGCGAAAACGGGAATGCTCGCAACTGTCGCCGCGCTATTAGTCGTTTCGTTTTTGTCTGTCAAACTAGGGGGCAATTGGGAATACGCCTTACCGCGACGGGGGCTGAAACTACTAGCCATCGTCCTTACTGGGGCGGCGATCGCTTTCTCGACCGTCGTGTTTCAGACGATTACGAACAACCGCATTTTGACGCCGAGTATTTTAGGGTTAGATTCGCTCTATATGTTGATCCAGACGGTGATCGTGTTCGCCTTTGGTGGGACGACGCTGACGTTGATGAACAGCCAAACCCACTTTTTACTGTCGGTCGGGTTGATGGTACTGTTTTCGGCTGTGTTGTATAAGGTGCTTTTTAAGCGGGAAGAGCAAAATATTTACTTCCTCCTCTTAATTGGATTGATTTTTGGTACGCTGTTTCAAAGTTTAGCGACGTTTATGGAAGTGTTGATCGACCCGAACGAGTTTCAGATCGTACAAGACAAAATGTTCGCTAGCTTTAACAACATTAATACCGATTTGCTGTTCATTGCCGGCCTTTGTTTGTTCCTTGCGACGCTGTATTGTTTGCGGTTTACGAAGTACTTAGACGTCCTCGCACTCGGAAGAGAACAGGCGATCAACTTGGGAGTGGCTTACGATCACGTCGTCAAACGGCTACTGATCGTCGTAGCGGTGCTCATTTCCGTCGCGACGGCATTAGTCGGGCCGATCACGTTTCTCGGGTTGCTCGTCGTCAATGTGACGTATCAGTTTCTGCAGACGTATCGGCATAAGTACTTGATTTTAGGTGCTGTATGTATAAGTATCATCGCGTTAGTAGGCGGACAAATGATCGTGGAGCACGTATTTACGTTTGCGACGACGCTCAGTGTCATTATCAACTTTGTCGGTGGCGTGTACTTCATATATTTATTGCTAAAGGAGAATAAATCTTGGTAG
- a CDS encoding ABC transporter permease, translated as MKKRYLWIALIVLSFASLFIGVKDVKPLDLFRLTDEQTQILLVSRLPRLISIVLAGASMSICGLIMQNLSRNKFVSPTTAGTLDAARLGVLVSLMLFAAASPLQKMLVAFVFALLGTFLFMKILERIKFKDTIFIPLVGLMFGNIMSSLATFFAYKHDLIQNMSAWLQGDFSMIIKGRYELLYISIPLVIIAYAFANKFTVAGMGEDFAKNLGLNYKQVVNIGLIIVALVTSAVVLTVGTIPFLGLIIPNIVTIYQGDHLKKSLSHTALLGASFVLFCDILGRVIIYPYEISISLTVGVIGSGIFAYLLMRRRTYGL; from the coding sequence ATGAAAAAAAGATACTTATGGATCGCACTGATCGTGTTGTCGTTCGCATCACTGTTCATTGGGGTAAAAGATGTGAAACCGCTAGATTTATTTCGTCTGACTGACGAGCAAACACAAATTTTACTCGTCAGTCGGTTGCCGCGGCTCATTAGTATTGTATTAGCTGGGGCGAGTATGAGTATTTGCGGGCTCATTATGCAAAACTTAAGCCGCAATAAGTTTGTCTCCCCGACGACGGCAGGCACGTTGGACGCGGCACGGTTGGGCGTTCTCGTTTCGCTTATGCTATTTGCGGCGGCGAGTCCGTTGCAGAAAATGCTTGTCGCGTTCGTGTTCGCACTACTTGGGACGTTTTTGTTTATGAAGATTCTCGAGCGGATTAAGTTTAAGGACACGATTTTCATCCCGCTCGTCGGGTTGATGTTCGGGAACATTATGAGTTCGCTCGCGACGTTTTTTGCGTATAAGCACGACCTCATTCAAAACATGTCGGCATGGTTACAGGGCGATTTTTCGATGATTATTAAAGGTCGCTACGAGCTGTTGTACATAAGCATTCCGCTCGTCATCATCGCTTACGCGTTTGCCAATAAGTTTACGGTGGCGGGGATGGGGGAAGATTTCGCGAAGAACTTAGGGTTAAACTATAAACAGGTTGTCAATATCGGCTTAATCATCGTCGCCTTAGTGACGTCCGCGGTCGTGCTAACTGTCGGGACGATTCCGTTTCTCGGTTTGATCATCCCGAACATCGTCACAATTTACCAAGGGGATCACTTGAAGAAGAGTCTTTCTCACACGGCACTGTTAGGGGCTTCCTTCGTGTTGTTTTGCGACATTCTCGGCCGGGTGATCATTTATCCGTACGAGATCTCGATCAGCTTGACCGTCGGAGTGATCGGCAGTGGGATTTTTGCTTACTTACTCATGAGGAGAAGGACATATGGGTTATAA